In one Rhopalosiphum padi isolate XX-2018 chromosome 3, ASM2088224v1, whole genome shotgun sequence genomic region, the following are encoded:
- the LOC132925105 gene encoding uncharacterized protein LOC132925105: MACIRNISSILKISENEKEQTNKNSSEEIQHKKTKNNKIILNVDFNDSRTYLEELKKADLMYIKKKANAKFDYTTKINLNPVSQILKTDLDIMKDRQRVAQLKDFNNEIQEREKENNFVISTILQQYRELYLKNNGKLPMVFPTAEEQLAYILNFYKRLVKRMEIYENIVSGKKTVKDYIAETKK, from the exons ATGGCTTGTATAAGAAACATaagttcaatattaaaaatatctgaaaACGAAAaagaacaaacaaataaaaacagttctgaagaa attcaacataaaaaaactaaaaataacaaaataattttaaatgtagattTTAACGACTCCCGGACTTATCTAGAAGAACTTAAGAAAGctgatttaatgtatataaagaaaaaagCAAACGCTAAATTTGATTACACCACTAAA ataaatttaaatcctGTTAGTCAAATTCTTAAGACGGATTTGGATATAATGAAGGATAGACAAAGAGTTGCTCAATTAAAAGACTTCAACAACGAAATACAAGAAagagaaaaagaaaataacttt gtTATCAGTACAATTTTACAACAGTACAGggaattatatttgaaaaataatggaaaattaccAATGGTATTTCCCACGGCAGAAGAACAGTtggcatacattttaaatttctataaaagaTTAGTAAAACGAATGGAAATTTACGAAAACATAGTATCAGGCAAAAAGACAGTAAAAGATTATATTgcagaaacaaaaaaataa